One stretch of Miscanthus floridulus cultivar M001 chromosome 18, ASM1932011v1, whole genome shotgun sequence DNA includes these proteins:
- the LOC136520884 gene encoding glucan endo-1,3-beta-glucosidase 14-like, which yields MALRLMLAAAAFAVLAPAASSGPTPTPALGVNYGQVADNLPPPQAALLLLRALNATRVKLYDADARVLRAFAGSRVDFTVGVPDRLVPRMATDPSAAAAWVRGNLLPHIPATSITAVTVGNEVLSGTDAAMLRSLLPAMESLHAALAACNLTSRVSVTTAHSLAVLSSSFPPSAAAFRREVLPYMSPLLGFLARTGAPFLVNAYPYFAYKADPDRVDLGYALFEPNAAGVADAATGLRYDNMLHAMVDAARAAICRANYGKALEIRVSETGWPSLGDDDEAGATPENAARYNGNLMRLVAQGKGTPAAPGEPLQVYVFALFNEDQKPGPASERHYGLFKPDGTPAYDVGVKAPTITVPKGTGSGSGNNGTGGLVVAQGPGGADGVGPGTGYYTVSAAAVNKVKSRRRRCVESLAVAAAVLAMVSGLC from the exons ATGGCGCTCCGGCTcatgctcgccgccgccgcattCGCCGTCCTCGCACCAGCGGCGAGTAGCGGCCCCACCCCGACGCCGGCGCTGGGGGTCAACTACGGGCAGGTCGCGGACAACCTGCCGCCGCCGCAGGCGGCCCTGCTCCTCCTCCGCGCGCTGAACGCCACGCGGGTGAAACTCTACGACGCGGACGCGCGCGTGCTCCGCGCGTTCGCGGGCTCCAGGGTCGACTTCACCGTGGGCGTGCCCGACCGCCTGGTCCCGCGCATGGCCACCGACCCGTCCGCGGCCGCCGCGTGGGTGCGGGGCAACCTCCTGCCCCACATTCCCGCCACGTCCATCACCGCCGTCACGGTCGGCAACGAGGTGCTGTCGGGCACGGACGCCGCCATGCTCCGGTCGCTGCTCCCGGCCATGGAGTCGCTCCACGCGGCGCTGGCGGCGTGCAACCTCACCTCCCGCGTGTCCGTCACCACGGCGCACTCCCTCGCCGTGCTGTCCTCCTCGTTCCCTCCGTCCGCCGCGGCGTTCCGGCGCGAGGTGCTCCCCTACATGTCGCCGCTGCTGGGGTTCCTGGCCCGCACCGGCGCGCCGTTCCTCGTGAACGCGTACCCGTACTTCGCGTACAAGGCGGACCCGGACCGGGTGGACCTGGGTTACGCGCTGTTCGAGCCCAACGCCGCCGGCGTGGCCGACGCCGCCACGGGGCTGCGCTACGACAACATGCTCCACGCGATGGTGGACGCCGCGCGCGCCGCCATCTGCAGGGCTAACTACGGCAAGGCGCTGGAGATCCGGGTGTCGGAGACCGGGTGGCCGTCGCTGGgcgacgacgacgaggccggcGCTACGCCGGAGAACGCCGCCAGGTACAACGGCAACCTCATGCGCCTCGTCGCGCAGGGGAAGGGCACGCCGGCGGCCCCGGGAGAGCCGCTGCAGGTCTACGTGTTCGCGCTCTTCAACGAGGACCAGAAGCCCGGCCCGGCGTCCGAGCGACACTACGGGCTGTTCAAGCCCGACGGCACCCCGGCCTACGATGTCGGGGTCAAGGCGCCCACCATCACGGTGCCCAAGGGGACCGGCAGCGGGAGCGGGAATAATGGCACCGGCGGCTTGGTGGTGGCGCAAGGGCCCGGCGGCGCCGACGGCGTCGGGCCGGGCACCGGTTACTACACCGTGTCTGCCGCAGCAGTGAACAAG GTGAAGagcaggcggcggcggtgcgTGGAAAGCTTGGCGGTGGCGGCTGCCGTCCTAGCCATGGTGTCCGGACTCTGTTAG
- the LOC136520883 gene encoding granule-bound starch synthase 1, chloroplastic/amyloplastic-like, translated as MAALATSQLVATHAGLGVPDASMFRLGGVQGLRAASRASAAGDTPLSMRTSARAAPRQQQARRGGRGGRFPSLVVCATAGMNIVFVGAEMAPWSKTGGLGDVLGGLPPAMAANGHRVMVVSPRYDQYKDAWDTSVVSEIKMGDRYETVRFFHCYKRGVDRVFIDHPSFLERVWGKTEEKIYGPDAGTDYKDNQLRFSLLCQAALEAPRILSLNNNPYFSGPYGEDVVFVCNDWHTGPLSCYLKSNYQSNGIYRDAKTAFCIHNISYQGRFAFSDFSELNLPERFKSSFDFIDGYEKPVEGRKINWMKAGILEADRVLTVSPYYAEELISGIARGCELDNIMRLTGITGIVNGMDVSEWDPSKDKYIAVKYDVSTAVEAKALNKEALQAEVGLPVDRKIPLVAFIGRLEEQKGPDVMADAIPQLMEEDVQIVLLGTGKKKFERMLMSTEEKHPDKVRAVVKFNAALAHHIMAGADLLAVTSRFEPCGLIQLQGMRYGTPCACASTGGLVDTVIEGKTGFHMGRLSVDCNVVEPADVKKVATTLKRAIKVVGTPAYEEMVKNCMIQDLSWKGPAKNWENVLLSLGVAGGEPGIEGEEIAPLAKENVAAP; from the exons ATGGCGGCTCTGGCCACGTCACAGCTCGTCGCCACGCACGCCGGCCTGGGCGTCCCGGACGCGTCCATGTTCCGCCTCGGCGGCGTGCAGGGCCTGAGGGCGGCGTCACGGGCATCGGCGGCAGGGGACACGCCGCTCAGCATGCGGACCAGCGCGCGCGCGGCGCCCAGGCAGCAGCAGGCGCGCCGCGGGGGCCGCGGAGGCAGGTTCCCGTCCCTCGTCGTCTGCGCCACCGCCGGCATGAACATCGTCTTCGTCGGAGCCGAGATGGCGCCGTGGAGCAAGACCGGCGGCCTCGGCGACGTCCTCGGCGGCCTCCCGCCGGCCATGGCC GCGAATGGGCACCGGGTCATGGTCGTCTCTCCCCGCTACGACCAGTACAAGGACGCCTGGGACACCAGCGTCGTGTCCGAG atcAAGATGGGAGACAGGTACGAGACGGTGAGGTTTTTCCACTGCTACAAGCGCGGAGTCGACCGTGTGTTCATTGACCACCCATCGTTCCTGGAGAGG GTTTGGGGAAAGACCGAGGAGAAGATCTACGGGCCTGACGCTGGAACGGACTACAAGGACAACCAGCTGCGTTTCAGCCTGCTATGCCAG GCGGCACTTGAAGCTCCTAGGATCTTAAGCCTCAACAACAACCCATACTTCTCTGGACCATACG GGGAGGACGTCGTGTTCGTGTGCAATGACTGGCACACCGGCCCTCTGTCATGCTACCTCAAGAGCAACTACCAGTCTAACGGCATCTATAGGGACGCAAAG ACCGCATTCTGCATCCACAACATCTCCTACCAGGGCCGGTTCGCCTTCTCGGACTTCTCGGAGCTGAATCTCCCTGAAAGGTTCAAGTCATCCTTCGATTTCATCGACGG CTACGAGAAGCCCGTGGAAGGCCGGAAGATCAACTGGATGAAGGCCGGGATCCTTGAAGCGGACAGGGTCCTCACCGTGAGCCCCTACTACGCGGAGGAGCTCATCTCCGGCATCGCCAGGGGCTGCGAGCTCGACAACATCATGCGCCTCACCGGCATCACCGGGATCGTCAACGGCATGGACGTCAGCGAGTGGGATCCCAGCAAGGACAAGTACATCGCCGTCAAATACGACGTGTCAACG GCCGTGGAGGCGAAGGCATTGAACAAGGAGGCGCTGCAGGCGGAGGTCGGGCTCCCGGTGGACCGGAAGATCCCGCTGGTGGCGTTCATCGGCAGGCTGGAGGAGCAGAAGGGCCCCGACGTCATGGCGGACGCCATCCCGCAGCTCATGGAGGAGGACGTGCAGATCGTGCTGCTG GGCACGGGCAAGAagaagttcgagcgcatgctgaTGAGCACCGAGGAGAAGCACCCCGACAAGGTGCGCGCCGTGGTGAAGTTCAACGCGGCGCTGGCGCACCACATCATGGCCGGCGCCGACCTGCTCGCCGTCACCAGCCGATTCGAGCCCTGCGGCCTCATCCAGCTCCAGGGGATGCGATACGGAACG CCCTGCGCCTGCGCGTCCACCGGCGGACTCGTCGACACCGTCATCGAAGGCAAGACCGGATTCCACATGGGCCGCCTCAGCGTCGAC TGCAACGTCGTGGAGCCGGCTGACGTGAAGAAGGTGGCGACCACCTTGAAGCGCGCCATCAAGGTGGTGGGCACGCCGGCGTACGAGGAGATGGTCAAGAACTGCATGATCCAGGATCTCTCCTGGAAG GGTCCTGCCAAGAACTGGGAGAACGTGCTGCTCAGCCTGGGGGTCGCCGGCGGCGAGCCGGGGATCGAAGGCGAGGAGATCGCGCCGCTCGCCAAGGAGAACGTGGCCGCACCCTGA